CCTGAGCTTTGTGCAGCTACGCCTCTGGGACGCCGTCCAGCAGCCCTGCTCCTCCATCCCCACCTTCACCCCGCCAGCCTCCGCCCACCTGCTTGAAGCCGACCTGGCCGACCTCACCGACACCGCCCTCTTCGAAGGCCTCAACCCCAACGATCGCTACACGGTGGTCGCCTACGGACGCGGCGCCTTCGACCAGATCATGGCCTTTGGCTGCGCCGACGAGGTCAGCGCCGAGCCCGACGCCACCACCGACGTGATGGTCGACCTCACGCTCCTCGACCTGATGCCCACCGGCGTCTACGACGTCGAGAGTTATTGGGACTTCCGCGAGGCGATCTCCAGCACCGGTGCGATTGGGTCGACGCTGGTGAGTGCAATCGAAATCATGAGCGACCCTGGCGATGCATTAGCGGAGGAGGCCGTCGAATGGGCACAGGATTGGGTTTGTGAAACCCAAAGCATCGAAGCTTGTGGAGCAGCTCTTCTTGTTGGTAGCGAAGCCAGAAGCCGCCTTCGAAATTTTATCAACGAGCAGCTCGAACGTATGTCATTTACACAAAATATCATCGCGATCGGGCAAGACCTAAACGACACCATCAGCCAGATGAAGGTTGAGAGCGTCCTGACCATCAGCAACAAACAAGTTGGCGAGGGCGAGCTGCGCGGGGTGGACGCCTGGCAAGCCATGAACTTCTACTGGCGCCGCAACTGTACCGACACCAGCCCTGCTGACTGCGGTGAAATTCGCTTCGGGCTGGGTTCCGGCAGCAGCATCGGCGCATTACAGTCGGAGTGGGATGGACGTCTGACCAACTACAATCGCCTTGAGATCGACGCTCATGAGATGACCGTGCCCTATGGCCTGGTCATTCTTCAGATTCTAAATGAAACGATCATTCCAGGTCTCACTAACGGCAACGCCAATAGCATCTCCGGCGCTGTCACCTATTGGATCTGTGATAACATTGGCTCCGTAAACATTTGGGGTGTTTCGGTCAATGTAGGTTCATTCTGCTCATCCCTCATCGCTCCGGTCTTAGGCACCTACATCAATCAATACCTTGCCAACCTGGAGTTCTCCATCAACCTCTTCGTCGAAGGCGAAGGACTGATGTTTGACACCGACTCCGACGGCGTCACCGACCTCATCAACGAAGGGCTCTTCCTGGGCGAAGTGCGCCGCGACGACGGTCCGCCCACCGAGATGGAGGCCACCTTCGAGGGTGTCCGACAGCCTTAAGCTCCGATACTCCTCGGTCGGGGACAGTCCCCATCGTTTAGAAAAGCTCGCTACCCCATCGGGTAGCGGGCTTTTTTTGTAGCCGACGTGCAAGATTCATTCAGGCCAGGTTCCGGGCCAGCGAACGGAGCTGACGCCCTTCTTGCAGGCACTGCCCCTTGCCTTCTCCCCATCGTTCTAAATAGCTTCGCGCCGCCGCGTGTTACTCAAACCGAACGTCTCAGGGTCAACCGAGACGACCGGGGGTCGATTGAAATGACCCGGGGTCACCAAGACCCCCGTTGCCTGAGACATCCAAACCCCGATGTCGCCCGCATGCGCGCTTATCTTTTTGACACATCCTCGCCACACCATGGAGCCCCCCATGACTCGAAACCTCCCTGTTCATTCTCCCGACCAGATACCCGGCCGTCGCCCGGAGCAGTTCAGCCAGCGCAGCCGCGTCATCACCTTTACCCTGGCCGTCTTTCTGGGCGTGTTGGGTGTACACCGTTTTTACACCGGCAAAGTGCTCACCGGGCTGCTGATGTTTCTCACCGGCGGGGGCTTCGGCCTGTGGTGGGCCGTCGACGTGATGACCATCCTGATGGGCTACTACCGCGACGCCGAGGGCCTGCGCCTTGCGCCGCCCACCCGACAGCCCGAGCGACTACCGCATCATCCGGAGCCCACGCGTCGCGCGGTCCCCACCCGCGCTCCCACCGACGAAGAGATCGCCGAGCGGGAGCTCGACCGGCTCCTCAACGACCCGCTGGCCGATAAGTTCGCCGAGTTGGAAGCCGAGATGGGCCAGGACGCCACCCTCGACGAGCGCGCGCATCACCGACACTGACCCTCGGTCATATCGAACCGACCCTCGGTCACATCGAACCGACCCTCGGTCATATCGAACTGACCCTCGGTCACTCTTGCCTGACCCTCGGTCATATCGAACTGACCCTCGGTCACATCGAACCGACCCTCGGTCACATCGAACCGACCCTCGGTCACATCGAATCGACCCTCGGTCACATCGAACCGACCCTCGGTCACATCGAACCGACCCTCGGTCACATCGAACAGACCCTCGGTCACTCTTGCCTGACCCTCGGTCATATCGAACTGACCCTCGGTCACTCAGCCCTGACCCTCGGTCACTCAGAATCTTCTTCGCCAAAATGCCAGAAGCCCACCGCGCGCATCGCGGTGGGCTTCTGGCATTTCGACAGGCGACCCATCGATTTCGTCGAGCCGTCCTCGACGTTTAGTTCGCAGGCAGCGTCATAAAGATCGTAGCGCCCTGGCGGTAAAGCAGCACCAGCACCTGCCCGCGCGAGGCCTGCCAGCGCTGTGAGACATCGGCCGGCGAGGAGACCGGACGTCGGTTGACTTCCAGAATCACATCCCCGGGTCGAAGGCGCAGACGCGCAGCTTCACTCCCCGGCGCAACATCGGTCACGGCCACCCCCTGGCGCAGCGCCGGGGGCACGCGCAGCTGCGCGCGCAGCTCATCATTGAGGGCCTGCAGGCTCAGACCGTCGACTGGCGAGGGAGCAAAGCCGGGAGTTCCCCCGGGGCCGCTGGCCACACCGGCCGCATCTTCCTGTGCGCCCAGCTGCAGGTGCCCTTTCATCGCCTGCCCCTCACGCAGGTACGCGATCTCCACCTCGGTGCCCGGCTGGGCCATCCCCACCCGGTTCTTCAGCTCTCCGGGAGACGTGACGCTGCGCCCGGCGATGCTTGTAATCAGGTCGCCGCGCTGCAGGCCGGTGCGCGCCGCCGGGCTCTCGGGCTGCACATCGGAGACGACCACGCCGCGCGCGCTCTCCGGAAGCTCCAGGGCGCTGGCAAGCTGCGGGGTCAGCTCCTGAATCATCACCCCGAGCCAGCCCCGGCTGACCTTCCCGGTCTCCACCAGACTCTCCATGATGCCGCGGGCCATCTTCGAGGGAATCGCAAAGCCGACCCCCTGGTAGCCGCCACTCTTGGAGAGAATCGCCGTGTTGATGCCCACAAGCTCCCCGCGCAGATTAACAAGCGCCCCGCCGGAGTTGCCCGGGTTGATCGCCGCGTCGGTCTGAATGAAGTCCTCGTAATCAACAATCCCCATATTGCCCCGGCCTTTCGCCGACACAATGCCCAGCGTCACCGTGCTGGAGAGACCGAAGGGATTGCCGATGGCCACCACCGATTCGGCCAGGCGCAGCGCGTCGGAGTCGCCAAATGCAATGGCTTTTAAATCATCGGGAGCCTCCATAAAGCGCAGCACCGCGATGTCGCTCTGCGGGTCGGTGCCCACCACCTCGGCCTCGAACTCCCGGCCATCGTCGAGGGTGAGACGAATGGTGTCGGCTCCTTCAATGACGTGGTTGTTGGTGAGCACGATGCCCTCAGCGTCAACAATCACGCCACTTCCCAGCCCTTCCTGCACGCGCTCCTGAGGTTGCTGCGGCACGCCCCGCGGCCCGAAGAAGGGATGGCCGCCAAAGGGAGAACGCCCGAATGGTGAGGCCATCTGCCGCACGCTTCGCTCGGTATTGATGCCTACCACCGAGGGCATCACCTTCTCGACCACATCGGGAAGCTCCAGGCGCATGGCCATCTCGGCGCTGCTCACCTGCAGGTCCCGGCCAGTCGGGCCTGCCGCCTCATCGGGATGGGGCGACATCGCCACCCTGACCTCTTCCGCTGTCGGCGCGCTGACCTCGGGGTCGGGGCTCGTCTCC
Above is a window of Lujinxingia sediminis DNA encoding:
- a CDS encoding TM2 domain-containing protein, coding for MTRNLPVHSPDQIPGRRPEQFSQRSRVITFTLAVFLGVLGVHRFYTGKVLTGLLMFLTGGGFGLWWAVDVMTILMGYYRDAEGLRLAPPTRQPERLPHHPEPTRRAVPTRAPTDEEIAERELDRLLNDPLADKFAELEAEMGQDATLDERAHHRH
- a CDS encoding DegQ family serine endoprotease, translated to MRKAPWMIAMLAATGVACFQPETSPDPEVSAPTAEEVRVAMSPHPDEAAGPTGRDLQVSSAEMAMRLELPDVVEKVMPSVVGINTERSVRQMASPFGRSPFGGHPFFGPRGVPQQPQERVQEGLGSGVIVDAEGIVLTNNHVIEGADTIRLTLDDGREFEAEVVGTDPQSDIAVLRFMEAPDDLKAIAFGDSDALRLAESVVAIGNPFGLSSTVTLGIVSAKGRGNMGIVDYEDFIQTDAAINPGNSGGALVNLRGELVGINTAILSKSGGYQGVGFAIPSKMARGIMESLVETGKVSRGWLGVMIQELTPQLASALELPESARGVVVSDVQPESPAARTGLQRGDLITSIAGRSVTSPGELKNRVGMAQPGTEVEIAYLREGQAMKGHLQLGAQEDAAGVASGPGGTPGFAPSPVDGLSLQALNDELRAQLRVPPALRQGVAVTDVAPGSEAARLRLRPGDVILEVNRRPVSSPADVSQRWQASRGQVLVLLYRQGATIFMTLPAN